A genomic stretch from Falco cherrug isolate bFalChe1 chromosome 3, bFalChe1.pri, whole genome shotgun sequence includes:
- the ROPN1L gene encoding ropporin-1-like protein isoform X2 yields MPLPETMFCAQQIKIPPELPDILKQFTKAAIRTQPHDVLQWAAAYFSALSKGEPLPVKERIEMPLATEKTDAVLTPGLLKILHKQLSPKGMVNVAELKEKWKHLCLPEEQLNAILQLDNFGKEVEWMKVLALACSALGKSLLSSMKHACEILTTDPEGGAARIPFETFSFLYSYLASIDGEIPEEKTEAFLHRIKEQADQQTGMVLLRNFLPQPSTPF; encoded by the exons ATGCCTCTTCCAGAAACGATGTTTTGTGCTCAGCAGATCAAAATCCCCCCTGAGCTACCTGACATTCTGAAGCAATTTACTAAAGCTGCTATTAGGACTCAGCCTCATGATGTTTTGCAGTGGGCAGCTGC GTATTTTTCAGCATTATCAAAAGGCGAGCCCCTTCCTGTGAAGGAAAGGATTGAAATGCCTTtagcaacagagaaaacagatgctGTGTTAACACCGGGACTCCTTAAAATCTTGCACAAACAG CTTTCTCCCAAAGGCATGGTGAATGTTgcagaactgaaggaaaaatggaagCACCTGTGCTTGCCAGAGGAACAGCTGAACGCTATCCTGCAATTGGACAATTTTGGGAAGGAGGTGGAATGGATGAAGGTTCTGGCACTTGCGTGCAGTGCGCTTGGCAAG TCCTTACTAAGTTCAATGAAACACGCCTGCGAAATCTTAACAACGGACCCAGAAGGCGGAGCAGCTCGCATTCCCTTTGAAACCTTCTCATTCCTTTACTCATATTTGGCCAGTATTGATGGAGAGATACCAGAGGAGAAAACTGAGGCATTCCTCCACAGAATTAAAGAACAAGC tgaCCAACAAACTGGCATGGTGCTGCTCAGAAACTTTCTGCCCCAGCCTTCAACGCCGTTTTGA